The following is a genomic window from Anser cygnoides isolate HZ-2024a breed goose chromosome 33, Taihu_goose_T2T_genome, whole genome shotgun sequence.
CCTCGAGAAGGGCCCGGGGGAGGCGATGAAGCGGGAGGGGGAggcgggcagggagcagcgCGGGCACGGGGCCAGGGCAGAGGAGCCCCGTGGGTGGCTGCGCCCGCAGGGCAGCCCCCGGAGCTGCAGTGGGACCCCCACCTCCAaacctgggggggtcccggcccaCCCCGCGCCCGAAGGAGCCTCGCACGCCACCGTTAGCATAAATAGACTTTATTGCTCTGTACACATATACACGCTCGCCCCCAAAAAGCAGCGGTGCCCCAGaagggggggcagcccccagcacagccgCTGCGTCCCAGCAGGACCTGACCCACCTGCAAGGAAAACGGGCGGGGAGAAGGGGCTGTGCCCGCCCCGGGCAGGGccaggcagcccccccggcccccccacgCCCCTCTCACGTACGGGGGCAGCTGCCAGGAGGGCAGGGCTACCAGCCGGAGAACCAGCGACGGAAGAAGGTGCCCAGCACGGACGAGGGGTCGCTCAGGGTGGGAGCGCGGAGCTCGTCTTGCTGCGGCCACGTGCCTGCGAACTGCGCCAGCTCCCctgcagggcgggggggggctcgttCGCAGGGCGCCGTCCCGCTCCCCTCACCCCTCCCGCACCCCCCCCCGTCAGCCCCCCCACTCACGGTCATCCATGTTGAGCACCTCCTCGCGGCAGTCCTTGCCCGTCCCGTCCTCCTTGGTGGTGGTGATGAAGGCCTGGTCGCCCCTCCGGAGGGTGACGGTCGTCTCGCGGCGCCCGTGGCTGTCCTGCACGGTGCGGCGCTCCTCCACCGCCTGCACGGGGCACCCGCAAAGTGTCACGGGGCACCCGCACCGTGGCAGGAGGCACCCACAAGGTGTCATGGGACACCCACGCCATGGCACAGGGCACCCAcacggtggcatggggcactCACGCCATGGCACCAGGCACCCACAAGGTGTCACGGGGCACCCACAAGGTGTCATGGGGCACCCACACCGTGTCACGGGGCAGAGCACACTCACCCCGTCAGGCAGCGTCACTTTGGTGACGGAGACGCTCTTGAAGtaggagcggggctggggctcgtCAGGCCTCAGGATGGTGCCCAGCCCCGCCGAGGACACCTGCGAGTCCAGATCTGCGGGGCGGCCGCGCGGTGAGCGCGGGGAAGGGGCGcccggccccgacccccccccccccgccaaagGGCACCCACCTCGGTCCTCCCTGCGCTCCGGGGGGGCCGGGCGAGCGTCCTCCAGCTGCAAGGCAAAGCCAGCACCGGTCACCGGAGcccggggcccggggggggggggggtgctccGCCACCcgagggccccccccccagcagggcagggcccccccctaCGCACCCCCGGGAGGGGGCTCCAGGGCCGGGCCGGGTCTCGGGCGCCCTCGGGGCCGTCCGGGTGCTTCAGCATCGAGTCGCGCAGCGgccgcccggggccggggccgggcagggggggctctgcggggcacaaccggggcgggggggggggtgaggccGGGCCTCGGGGCTCCGCCGagcacctcccccccccccccccgagcccagCCCCGGTCCCGTTCCCACCTatggccggggggggtcccggcccaGGCCCCCCCGAAGACGCCCAGGAGCTCGCCCGCGTCCcggagcagctcctccaggccGCCGGGGCCGAAGCCGAAGCCAtcggggggcggcggccggggggggccctcGGCGTCCTCGTCTCCGTCCTCGTCCCGCGGCGCTCCGCCGAACAGCGGCTCCCggggcctgcgggggggggggggggggggggcgctgagACCGGGAAGGGGAACGGGGGgagtctggggggggggccccgggccCGTCCCGGTACCTGCGGCCCCCCGGGAGCCCGAAGAAGCCGCGGAAGGCGTCGTAAAAGCTCATCGGGCCCGGCCGCGAAGCGCCGCAGCCGCAAAGCGCCGCCGCCGCAAAGCGCCCCCGGaaccggcaccggcaccgggaacGGGAACGGGGCCGGGACAGAGCTcggggcctccccgcagcccccccgccacggcccggcccggccccggcgctgctggggaggggacgggagcGGAGGGGGCCTGGGGCCTGCCGCAGGGGGCGCAGCCCCAGTAGGTAGCACACCAGTAACACCAGCAGCCCCAGTAGCACCAGCAGCCCCGGTAACGCCAGTAGCCCCAATAACACCACACCAGTAACACCAGCAGCCCCAGTCACACCAGTAACAGCAGTAACACAGCGGCCACCCCAGCaacaccaccagcagccccagtaACACATCAGTAACCCCAATAACACCACCAACAGTAGCCCCAGTAACCCCAATACCACCAGCAGTCCCAGTAACACACCAGTAACCCCAAtaacaccaccagcagcagccccagtaGCACACCAGTAACCCCAATACCACCAGCAGTCCCAGTAACACACCAGTAACCCCAAtaacaccaccaccagcagccccagtaGCACACCAGTAACTCCAATAACACCAGCAGCCCCAGTAACACACCAGTAACCCCAATAACACCACCAACAGCCCCAGTAAGACACCAGTAACCCCAGTAAGACACCAGTAACCCCAATaacaccaccagcagccccagtaACACCAGTGACCCCAGTAACACCAGAGCGCGGCTCCCGAGGCAGAGGCAAGGGGAGCAGGGCCAGGCGGTGACATCCCTGTGCTGGGAGCCTGGGGGGCCCGAGGGGAGAAGGGTCCCACTGGGGGGGGTCCAAAACCAGCGCTGCCCCCCCTGGGGCACAGGGAGGGATGAGAAAAGACACACGTCGCTTTTGATCTTTATTCTCCTCAGTAAATAACCCCCGCGGGGGCTGCAGTTGAAGCGAGCGGtttgaactgaaaaatacaagATCTGGactgcatagaaaaaaaaaaacaaaaacaaaaccaaaacaaaaaagaacaaaaggagaacagaaaatgggggggggccctccccagctcctgggggtgGTCGCAGAGAGCAGCGGGGCAGGGGTACAGAAATGAGGGAACTACAGGACGGcatggggtttttgtttttatatacaAGACACATTTATCCACTGAATTTAGAACACGgtacaaaaaaaacacttcaactAATTCATCTTACAATGCTGTTCATACCAATTACTGTTCTTATTCCTAATAATAAGGGGGTTTGCTGTAGGTGACTCGCAGCTTCCACTCCTTTGGATCCGAGAGGttctggggcagcaggaggtgcggggagggggaggagggagaaaggagtaaaaaccaaaaaaggTTTTCACTCAGTTGGCGCCCCAGCTGTAGCTGTTGTAGGCAGACGTGTTGGCCTGGGATTTCTGGGGGACGGAGCTGCCTTGGCTGCGCTGCCCGGAGCCGCTctgcggggaaggggggcaaggaggagaagcagagggtTAGCACCGGGGTGCGGGCGCTGCCATCCCTGGggtcccagccctgggcagctccaCAGGGTGATGCTGGCACCGCTGGCCCCGGGCACTGCGGGCTAggggttgtttggaaagagagaaggtgcagagtcctgttgcatgtggggttgcgtaaaggctccccaagggagttcaggtgtacccaaaggcttccgttGGGAGCACTTTTGGATGGGAGAAACTGATGCCGTATGTGACTTCTAGGGTCGTAATTAGGGTTAGTtttggggttactgggaggcttTCAGGGGGAGCTAGAgggctctgggtggccctggtCGACCTGTGGAGGATCTAGAGTGCAGCAGAGGACCACAGGAGGCTTCCAGTTTGCGCGTGTGT
Proteins encoded in this region:
- the LOC136788164 gene encoding HCLS1-associated protein X-1-like isoform X2: MSFYDAFRGFFGLPGGRRPREPLFGGAPRDEDGDEDAEGPPRPPPPDGFGFGPGGLEELLRDAGELLGVFGGAWAGTPRPAEPPLPGPGPGRPLRDSMLKHPDGPEGARDPARPWSPLPGLEDARPAPPERREDRDLDSQVSSAGLGTILRPDEPQPRSYFKSVSVTKVTLPDGAVEERRTVQDSHGRRETTVTLRRGDQAFITTTKEDGTGKDCREEVLNMDDRELAQFAGTWPQQDELRAPTLSDPSSVLGTFFRRWFSGW
- the LOC136788164 gene encoding HCLS1-associated protein X-1-like isoform X1 — translated: MASASAPAAWRSCSGTRASSWASSGGPGPGPPPAIEPPLPGPGPGRPLRDSMLKHPDGPEGARDPARPWSPLPGLEDARPAPPERREDRDLDSQVSSAGLGTILRPDEPQPRSYFKSVSVTKVTLPDGAVEERRTVQDSHGRRETTVTLRRGDQAFITTTKEDGTGKDCREEVLNMDDRELAQFAGTWPQQDELRAPTLSDPSSVLGTFFRRWFSGW